TTCAGACCGCTACCAGCTTCGATTTTGATATTCTGCGTTTTACCGGTGCCTTTATCTTTGGCAGTTACGTGCAGGATACCGTTGGCGTCGATATCGAAGGTCACTTCGATCTGCGGAACGCCGCGCGGAGCCGGAGGAATATCGCCGAGGATAAAGCGTCCGAGGGTCCTGTTCTGGTTTGCCATTGGCCTTTCACCCTGCAGTACGTGGATTTCCACGCTTGGCTGGTTGTCAGCGGCAGTAGAGAAGGTTTCGGATTTTTTGCTCGGGATGGTAGTGTTGGATTCGATCAGTTTGGTCATCACACCGCCCATGGTTTCGATACCGAGGGACAGTGGTGTAACGTCGAGCAACAGTACATCTTTCACCTCACCGGTGAGTACACCGCCCTGGATAGCAGCACCTACGGCTACCACTTCATCAGGGTTTACACCTTTATTCGGTTTTTTACCGAAGAATTTCTCTACCACTTCCTGAATTTTCGGGATACGGGTAGAACCACCTACGAGGATAACTTCGTCGATCTCAGAGGTGTTCATGCCTGCATCTTTCAGGGCTTTGCGGCAAGGTTCCAGTGTTCTTTCCACCAGGCTGTCGCTCAGCTGCTCAAATTTAGCACGGGTGAGTTTTTTCACCAGGTGTTTAGGCACACCGTCAACAGCGGTGATATAAGGAAGATTGATTTCTGTTTCAGCAGAAGAAGACAGTTCGATTTTAGCTTTTTCGGACGCTTCTTTCAGACGCTGCCAGGACATCGGGTCTTTGTGCAGGTCTACACCTTCGTCTTTTTTGAATTCGTCGGCCAGCCAGTCCATGATCACCTTGTCGAAGTCGTCGCCACCGAGGTGCGTGTCACCGTTAGTGGATTTTACTTCAAACACACCGTCACCCAGTTCCAGGATGGAGATATCGAAGGTACCGCCACCGAGGTCAAATACAGCGATTTTGGTATCGGTATGTTTTTTATCGAGACCGTAAGCCAGGGCGGCTGCAGTAGGTTCGTTGATGATACGGCGTACAGTCAGACCGGCAATTTCACCGGCTTCTTTGGTAGCCTGACGCTGAGCGTCGTTAAAGTAAGCAGGAACAGTGATAACTGCTTCGGTTACTTCCTGGCCCAGGTAATCTTCGGCCGTTTTTTTCATTTTCTGCAGGATCATCGCGGAAATCTCCTGCGGCGTATATAATCTGCCGTCAATATCAACGCGGGTGGTGTTGTTATCACCTCTTACCACTTTGTAGCTAACGTGTGTCAATTCGTTGGATACTTCGTCAAAATGACGTCCCATGAAACGTTTCACTGACATAATGGTATTAACGGGGTTAGTGATAGCCTGACGCTTTGCGGGGTCACCTACTTTCCTTTCTCCGTTTTTCAAAAATGCCACTACTGACGGGGTCGTTCTCCTTCCCTCGTCATTGGCAATCACTACCGGTTCGTTACCTTCCATAACGGCAACGCATGAATTGGTAGTTCCTAAGTCAATGCCTATTATTTTTCCCATAGTATTAAGATTCTCCTTTAGTTGTAAGTTAAAAGTCGTATTTGTCTTAGGTTTGTCAATGATTATGCCAAGCAAAAAAATATGAAATTATGTCAGTCAGGTGTCCTATATTTGAACAAGTGAGTTGATTATTTGGTTATTTAGTCATTTGTAAGACCCGACAAAATGGCCAGGCAGCATCGCCATTTGTGTAGTTCTGTTACCCGTTCTTAGCCTCGCCTTTCTTTAGCAGCCTATTCGTCTCTTACCTGTATTTGTATCATTTTATCAGACAAAAGCAATTGTATCACTTAAGTGTTTTCTTATGAACAAATCCATTATCTGGCGGGCATCCTGTGCCCTTATGGCCCTTTTGCCCCTCTTTAGCAATGCCCAGGACCAAACAACGACGTCTGCTGTTCCCACCGTACAGCTATTTAAAGGCCCCCAGGAGTACAAAACATGGTCAATCGGTATCAATGGCGGCCTGCTGGCCCCAGTGGCTGCCACCGGCGGTAGTAACGACTTTACCAAATGGAAGGCCTCCGGCGGTTATGGCGCCTATGTAAAATACCAGATACTGCACTTTATGGCCCTGCGAGCCGATTATGTAGGCGGTAAATTAAAAGCCGACAACAGTAAAAACTGGGGCAATGGCCAGCCGCCTGTTAGTCCTTACAGCTCCTTTGAAACAAAACTCAAATGGTCCGCTTCCCTGAACGCGGTATTTAATATCACAACGGTCAACTGGCTGTTCCGTAAAAACTTTGTCATGCTGTATGGCTCTGTGGGCGGCGGTATCGCCGGCTATAGCCCTACGCTCACTCCCACCGGCAGCAACACTTCCTTCGATTATAAACCCGATGGCACCATCAAGGAGCTGATCATCCCGGTAGGCGCCGGCCTGAAGTTCAGATTATCTGAATTCATCAACCTCGACCTCGGTTATACTATGAATTATGTGGATGCGGACAACCTCGACGGCCGCAACTATGGGCCCAACAAGGACAAATACTCCTATGGCTACGCCGGACTGGAGTTTGCCCTTGGCAAAAAAGGCAAGCCCCAGCTGCAGTGGCATAACCCTGCTGCCGCCACCTACGATGAGCTGGAAGCACAAAAAGCATCCCTCCGCACAGCCCTCGACGCTGCCAACCAGGCTAATGCAAGGCTGACAGCCGACGTGGACAAACTGACCAAAGACAGCGACGGAGACGGCGTTTCCGACTTCTTCGATAAATGCCCCGGCACTCCGGCCAACACCGCTGTAGATGGCGCCGGATGTCCGCTGCCGGCCCCGGTTATAGAGAAGAAGGAAGAAAAGGTGGTCATCACGGAAGAAGATACCCGTATCGTGAAGGAAGCAATCCAGAACCTGGAATTCGACTTCGCGAAAGCCACTATTAAAGCACATTCTTACCCGGCGCTTGACAGGGTGGCAGAACTGCTCAAACGTAAAAACCTGAACCTCAAACTCAGCGGCCATACAGACAACGTGGGAAGCAAGGAACGCAACCTGGCCCTGTCCAGAGAAAGAGCAGAATCCGTAAAATCCTACCTGGTAGCCAAAGGTGTAAACGCCTCTAAAATTGAAGCCGTGGGTTATGGCATGACACAGCCCATTGCCAGCAATAAAACCGCTGCCGGCAGACAGAAAAACAGAAGGGTCGAATTCACCATCTTCTAATATTTGTTGATCATCTCTCCGGAAAAAGCGAAGGTTTCATCAACCTTCGCTTTTTTTATAGCCTAATTTGTAATTTAGAGGATTAGGAAACTTTGACATGGAAACTATGACAATCAGAACAATCACGCCTGCCGACAACCCAACGCTTGCCAACATTATCAGGACCTCCCTCGCAGAATTCGGAATGGACGTGCCCGGGACCGTTTATACCGATCCTACGACCGATCACCTGTCCGACATCTACAATAAACCACGGGCCACCTATTTTGTAGCAGAAGAAAACGGGGTTATCCTCGGTGGCGCCGGTATTCATCCGCTCGATGGCGGTGAAGACCATGTATGCGAACTGCAGAAGATGTACCTCCTCCCCGCTGCCAGAGGCAAAGGCCTCGCCGGCAAGCTGATCACGCTGAGCCTCGAATATGCCAAAGCCAACGGTTACACCCAGTGCTATCTCGAAACAGATCCCCGGCTGGCCAGGGCAAGACAGGTATATGAACAATTCGGTTTCAGGTACCTGACAGGCCCCATGGGCAATACCGGCCATTTTGGCTGTGATAGCTGGATGCTGAAGGATTTATAAGGATTCCCCGTTCCGTAGTTTTTTATGGACTGATTAAATCCGGCATATTTCTTGGGATGAGGGGCGAAGCAAAAAATACATATCATGAAAAAACTTATTCTGTCTGGTATACTCGCCATTGGTACTGTACTGGCAGTAAAAGCACAAACAGTGAAATTTGGTGTAAAAGGCGGCCTCAATCTCGCTAAAATCACCAACGAAAGCTCCGCTAAAACCCGTGCCTCCTTCTATGCCGGCGGTCTCGTAAACATCGCACTGGACCAGAACTGGGCTATCCAGCCGGAACTGTTGTACTCCGGACAAGGCGCCAAACTGAAGTCCAGCTACCTCGGTGGCCTGATCACCACAGAAGGCACACTGAAAACAGATTACATCAATATCCCTGTCATGGTGCAATACTCCATCGTTCCGGCCTTCTACCTCGAAGCAGGCCCGCAGCTGGGCATCCTGGCAGGTGCCAAAGTGAAAGGCGGCAACGTGTCTGTAGATATCAAAGACCAGATGAAAACAGTGGACTTTGGCATCGGCGTAGGTTTCGGTTACAAGTTTGACATGGGCCTGGGCGTATCCGGCCGTTACAACTTTGGACTGACCAACATCTATGACTCCGATAAAACCACCAACAAAAATTCCGTAGCACAGATCGGTCTGTTTTATATGTTCTAATTACGAATTACGAATTACGAATTACGAGTTACGAATTACGAATTAAGGGCTTTTTTATGGAGAGGTCAGTAAATAAACTTCCCATAAAGAAGCCCTTAATTCGTAATTCGTAACTCGTAATTCGTAATTCAACTATCTTTGCTCCTCGCATTAATCATTTTCAGCATGAGTGTTGTACAATCAATCAGAACGGCGGCTGTTGCTGCCATTAAATCACTTTATAACCAGGACATCGCATTGGCCGACGTTTCGATCAATGTGACCAAGCCTGAGTTTCAGGGTGAGTATACCATTGTTGTTTTCCCGTTCACCAAATTCAGCCGACAAAAACCCGACGAAACCGCTCAGCACATCGGCACCTGGCTCACTGCCAACCAACCGGAACTGATCGCCGGTTTTAACGTGGTAAAAGGCTTCCTCAACCTGGACATCAACCAGGACTACTGGACTGCTTTCCTGCAGCAAAACCATAACAACAGCAACATCGGCATACAACCCGCCAACGGCAAAAGGATCATGGTGGAATACTCTTCCCCCAATACCAACAAACCGTTGCACCTCGGGCACCTGCGTAATAACTTCCTGGGGTATTCCATTGCGGAAATCCTGAAAGCCAATGGATACGAGGTCATTAAAACAAACCTCGTGAACGACCGTGGTATTCACATCTGTAAATCCATGCTCGCATGGCAGTTGTTTGCACACGGCGATACCCCGGAATCGACCGGCATCAAAGGCGATCACCTCGTGGGCGACTACTACGTGAAATTTGAAAGCGTAGTAAAAGAACAGGCCGAGCCTATCATCGACCGGGTACTGGAAAACGATTTCCAGGACTTCGAAGGCGCCGACGTGGAAAAACTGACAAAACTGGTAACCGCCCTGCACAAGCCGGAAGTAAAAGCCGACGAAGATAAAACCGCCAAAATTATGGGCGACATCAAAGAGATGGCCCGTAATAAAACGGAGATCATGCAGCAGGCTAAAATCATGCTGCAACAGTGGGAAGCCGGTAATCCGGAAGTACGCCACCTGTGGGAAACCATGAACAGCTGGGTATATAAAGGATTTGACGCCACGTATAAAAGGCTGGGCATCGACTTCGATAAAATGTACTATGAAAGCGATACCTACCTGTTGGGCAAAGACCTCGTGGCAGACGGCCTGCAAAAAGGTGTACTGTTTAAAAAAGATGACAACTCCGTATGGATAGACCTCACCGCTGACGGACTGGACGAAAAGCTGCTGCTTCGTGGCGATGGCACCTCTGTGTATATGACGCAGGACCTGGGCACCGCCCGGCTGAAGTACAACGACTATCACATGGAACAGAGCATCTATGTGGTAGCCGATGAACAGAACTACCACTTCAAAGTACTGCAGCTGATCCTGGAAAAACTGGGCGAACCTTCTGCTGCAGGTATCTACCACCTCAGTTATGGCATGGTGGAACTGCCCCACGGCCGGATGAAAAGCAGGGAAGGCACTGTAGTGGACGCGGACGATATGGCTGAAGAGATGGTAAATACCGCGAAAGAAGCCACCGAAAAAGCCCTGCAAAAGCATAGCGATATCACGGAAGCGGAACTGAATGAGCTGTATGAAACCATTGGCCTGGGTGGCATGAAGTTTTTCCTGCTGCGGGTAGATCCGAAGAAAAAAATGATCTTCAATCCGGAAGAATCCATCGACCTGCACGGCTTTACCGGTCCGTTTATCCAGTATGCGCATGCCCGTATCAAGTCTATTTTGCGGGACGTTGGTCCTGTGGAAGGTCTTGAGAATTTCCGCTACCACGGCGAACTGCTGCCGCTGGAAAAAGAACTGATTGTGCTGAACGAACAGTTCGAAGGTGCTGTAGTAGAAGCGCACAGGGAAATGAGCCCGTCTGTTATCGCCAACTACGTGTTCCTGCTGGCGCAGACGTTCAACTCCTTCTATGCTGCCAAAGTAGACGGCGTATATACTTACTCCGTACTGCGGGAAGAAAATGAAGACAAGAAAAAATTAAGACTGCAACTGATCACCCTCACCGCACACACTATCCGTCAGGGTATGAAGCTGTTGGGCATCAATGTACCGGAGCGGATGTAATCTTACCCGGCATAAAAATATGAAAAGGCAAAGCCGGAAAGCTTTGCCTTTTTTCATATAAAAAATAAACGCTGCGGTCCTCACGGGCCGCAGCGTTAGCAGCTTACGGCCGCCGTGGCCGAAACTGCCGAAGAAAATACCACAGCTAGCAGCAACGAAAAAGGAGCTTGCCAATCCTTGATACGTTGTTTTTAATCCTTCCTCACTGTGGCAAATAATGTTTGTTCAATGTTATCTGATAGTGCCTGTAGCCGTCGCTTTGTCACACAGGGCCATGCCTCTCTCCGTCTCACCCTTACCCATATACGACTTTCCGAGCATAAACATAGCAAATGCATTTGTTGGCTGCAAGCACAACACCTTTTCCCACTGGGCAACAGCCGCTTCAAAATCTCCTTTTCCATAAAAGGCCTGCGCAAGATTGAAGCCCACCTGTTCATCATCTGGTTGCAGTTGCTGTGCTTTCAGCAGACAGGCAATGCCTTTCTCTGTTTCCTGCAGTTGCAACCACGCAGCGCCGGTGTTGAACAGAAAAAGCGCGTCCTGTTTGCATCCCAGTATGGCGGCTTTTTCAAAAGCCTGTACCGCTTTCGCCGGTTCGGTCACATTAAACCACATCATGCCCAGTTCATACCAGGCCGCGATATGCGTGCTGTCCAACAACAGGTCTTCCTGATAATAGTGTATGCTTTCCCGGTAGTTGCCCAGCTGCGCGTAAAGCTGTGCCAGCTGGTAAGGCACCATTTTATTGCCTGGTTCTTCGTTCAGGGCCTGTTGCAGCGCTTCCAGCGCGTTTTCATACTGATGCAGGTAGTAATAACTCAGTCCTATCTGCCGGCTCATATTGACCGCTCCCAGCTGCTGTGCTTTACGGCAACAGATCAGGGCGTCCGCGTATGATTTTCTCTCAAAGTAAATATCTCCCAGGGCACTATAGGCAGCAGTAAAAGCACTGTCTGCCTTAATGGCCGCAGCAAAGCGCAGGCGGGCAGCTTCATGCTGACCGGATTTTCTGAAGGCAATACCTTCGCGGTAAAGATCACGGGCTTTATCGTACCATTTGGTTAACGGCACCGCGGTAACAGTGTGAATGGCCATGCTGAGCATCACAACAGGCAAACATAGGACAAGGCGATAGGTCATCATGTGTAGGCTTCCCTACAAAGATAATATTATTTAAATATTTATATATTTTATTATTAAGATGATAATAATTTAATAATCAACAAGTTGGATTATTTTTCAGTCATGTCGGATGCAGAGAACCCTAACGGCAGCAGGTCATTGGCCTTATTGATAACATACACCTTGCCGCTCAGTCCACCCAGGATGAGGCGTATCGGGCTTTCCTGGCGCAGTTCATATTCTGCCAGCGTTTGCCGGCAAACGCCACAGGGCGAAATGGGATGGTTACTGTCGCCGTGCATATTGTTATAGCTGACAGCGATAGTGTCTACCGGCACGTCCGGATAGGCCGAGGAGGCAGCAGACAAAGCCACTCTTTCCGCACACAGGCCGGCGGGGAAAGCGGCATTTTCCTGGTTGGAACCGGCCACAATTTCGCCATTGACCAGCCGTATCACCGCACCCACCTGGAAATGCGAATAGGGTGCATAGGCATGACGGGTCACATCACGGGCCTCTTTCAGTAACCACGCGTCCTTATCATCCAGACCGGTAATATCATTATATACCAAAAACTCAAATTGTTGTAATTGTTTCTCCATAAAAAAAGTGTGAAGCTGTTACGTATAGCCTTTACCGGGATACGCCTGCAAACGGGGCTGTAAGGGGGTAAAGACAACTACGGACCGGCAATATGCCAGTCCGTAATTTACTTTAAAAAATATTTTCAGCCAGTGCTTATTTGATACCCCTGAACAAGCGGCTCCAGCGGATGCCGTTGTCGCCATAGCTCATCCAGATCAGCCATGCCTTACCTACCACGTGATCTTCCGGTACAAAGCCCCAGAAGCGGGAATCGAGGGAATTGTTGCGGTTGTCCCCCATCATCCAGTAGTAGTTCATTTTAAAGGTGTAAGAATCCGCAGGCTGGCCGTTAATGATGAATTTGCCATCTTTACGTTCCAGCGTATTGCCTTCGTACACACGGATCACGCGGTCATATATGGCAATGTTGCTGTCGTCCAGTTTAACGGTAGCGCCTTTCTTCGGAATATACAGCGGCCCGAAGTTCTCTTCTGTCCATTTGAAGTGCGCAGTATCGTGCGGAAACACCATGTTGTAGTTAAAATCAACATAGTTGGACTCCTCGTATACACTGATGTTTTTAACGATCGGGAACTGTTTCAGGGCAGCCACATTGTCCGGTGTGAGGTTGTACACGTATTTGTTGTTGTCGAACGTATATTCCGGGCCGGTAATGCCCAGTTCTTCCAGACGGCTGGCGTTGAGCTGATCGCCGGTTGTTTCCACCACGTACTTATGCTGGCTGCCTGGAGGCACCGGTGCCGGCTGACCATTCACATATACTGCGCCGTGTACGATTTTGATGG
The Chitinophaga varians genome window above contains:
- a CDS encoding tetratricopeptide repeat protein, with the protein product MMTYRLVLCLPVVMLSMAIHTVTAVPLTKWYDKARDLYREGIAFRKSGQHEAARLRFAAAIKADSAFTAAYSALGDIYFERKSYADALICCRKAQQLGAVNMSRQIGLSYYYLHQYENALEALQQALNEEPGNKMVPYQLAQLYAQLGNYRESIHYYQEDLLLDSTHIAAWYELGMMWFNVTEPAKAVQAFEKAAILGCKQDALFLFNTGAAWLQLQETEKGIACLLKAQQLQPDDEQVGFNLAQAFYGKGDFEAAVAQWEKVLCLQPTNAFAMFMLGKSYMGKGETERGMALCDKATATGTIR
- a CDS encoding OmpA family protein, whose amino-acid sequence is MNKSIIWRASCALMALLPLFSNAQDQTTTSAVPTVQLFKGPQEYKTWSIGINGGLLAPVAATGGSNDFTKWKASGGYGAYVKYQILHFMALRADYVGGKLKADNSKNWGNGQPPVSPYSSFETKLKWSASLNAVFNITTVNWLFRKNFVMLYGSVGGGIAGYSPTLTPTGSNTSFDYKPDGTIKELIIPVGAGLKFRLSEFINLDLGYTMNYVDADNLDGRNYGPNKDKYSYGYAGLEFALGKKGKPQLQWHNPAAATYDELEAQKASLRTALDAANQANARLTADVDKLTKDSDGDGVSDFFDKCPGTPANTAVDGAGCPLPAPVIEKKEEKVVITEEDTRIVKEAIQNLEFDFAKATIKAHSYPALDRVAELLKRKNLNLKLSGHTDNVGSKERNLALSRERAESVKSYLVAKGVNASKIEAVGYGMTQPIASNKTAAGRQKNRRVEFTIF
- the dnaK gene encoding molecular chaperone DnaK, producing the protein MGKIIGIDLGTTNSCVAVMEGNEPVVIANDEGRRTTPSVVAFLKNGERKVGDPAKRQAITNPVNTIMSVKRFMGRHFDEVSNELTHVSYKVVRGDNNTTRVDIDGRLYTPQEISAMILQKMKKTAEDYLGQEVTEAVITVPAYFNDAQRQATKEAGEIAGLTVRRIINEPTAAALAYGLDKKHTDTKIAVFDLGGGTFDISILELGDGVFEVKSTNGDTHLGGDDFDKVIMDWLADEFKKDEGVDLHKDPMSWQRLKEASEKAKIELSSSAETEINLPYITAVDGVPKHLVKKLTRAKFEQLSDSLVERTLEPCRKALKDAGMNTSEIDEVILVGGSTRIPKIQEVVEKFFGKKPNKGVNPDEVVAVGAAIQGGVLTGEVKDVLLLDVTPLSLGIETMGGVMTKLIESNTTIPSKKSETFSTAADNQPSVEIHVLQGERPMANQNRTLGRFILGDIPPAPRGVPQIEVTFDIDANGILHVTAKDKGTGKTQNIKIEAGSGLNKDEIEKMKAEAKANESADKEQREKIEKLNKADSLIFQTEKQLKEYGDKVPADKKATIETALNKLKEAHKSQDSAQLDAATTELEAAWTAASEEIYKATQGQPEGAAAGGAGQQQGQPNAGADGVTDAEFEEVK
- the argS gene encoding arginine--tRNA ligase, producing the protein MSVVQSIRTAAVAAIKSLYNQDIALADVSINVTKPEFQGEYTIVVFPFTKFSRQKPDETAQHIGTWLTANQPELIAGFNVVKGFLNLDINQDYWTAFLQQNHNNSNIGIQPANGKRIMVEYSSPNTNKPLHLGHLRNNFLGYSIAEILKANGYEVIKTNLVNDRGIHICKSMLAWQLFAHGDTPESTGIKGDHLVGDYYVKFESVVKEQAEPIIDRVLENDFQDFEGADVEKLTKLVTALHKPEVKADEDKTAKIMGDIKEMARNKTEIMQQAKIMLQQWEAGNPEVRHLWETMNSWVYKGFDATYKRLGIDFDKMYYESDTYLLGKDLVADGLQKGVLFKKDDNSVWIDLTADGLDEKLLLRGDGTSVYMTQDLGTARLKYNDYHMEQSIYVVADEQNYHFKVLQLILEKLGEPSAAGIYHLSYGMVELPHGRMKSREGTVVDADDMAEEMVNTAKEATEKALQKHSDITEAELNELYETIGLGGMKFFLLRVDPKKKMIFNPEESIDLHGFTGPFIQYAHARIKSILRDVGPVEGLENFRYHGELLPLEKELIVLNEQFEGAVVEAHREMSPSVIANYVFLLAQTFNSFYAAKVDGVYTYSVLREENEDKKKLRLQLITLTAHTIRQGMKLLGINVPERM
- the lepB gene encoding signal peptidase I, translated to MNLAFWKKNKEGQPKKKKSTAREWLDAGIFAIIAATLIRTFIFEAYTIPTPSMEKTLLVNDFLFVSKISYGPRIPMTPLAMPFVHHTMPFTKSTKAYSEAIKWKYKRLPGFSDIKRYDVVVFNFPEGDTVAIDAPDPSYYNMVRQNGWAAVNNSYQIIHRPVDKRENYIKRCMAEAGDTIKIVHGAVYVNGQPAPVPPGSQHKYVVETTGDQLNASRLEELGITGPEYTFDNNKYVYNLTPDNVAALKQFPIVKNISVYEESNYVDFNYNMVFPHDTAHFKWTEENFGPLYIPKKGATVKLDDSNIAIYDRVIRVYEGNTLERKDGKFIINGQPADSYTFKMNYYWMMGDNRNNSLDSRFWGFVPEDHVVGKAWLIWMSYGDNGIRWSRLFRGIK
- a CDS encoding cytidine deaminase, yielding MEKQLQQFEFLVYNDITGLDDKDAWLLKEARDVTRHAYAPYSHFQVGAVIRLVNGEIVAGSNQENAAFPAGLCAERVALSAASSAYPDVPVDTIAVSYNNMHGDSNHPISPCGVCRQTLAEYELRQESPIRLILGGLSGKVYVINKANDLLPLGFSASDMTEK
- a CDS encoding porin family protein, coding for MKKLILSGILAIGTVLAVKAQTVKFGVKGGLNLAKITNESSAKTRASFYAGGLVNIALDQNWAIQPELLYSGQGAKLKSSYLGGLITTEGTLKTDYINIPVMVQYSIVPAFYLEAGPQLGILAGAKVKGGNVSVDIKDQMKTVDFGIGVGFGYKFDMGLGVSGRYNFGLTNIYDSDKTTNKNSVAQIGLFYMF
- a CDS encoding GNAT family N-acetyltransferase — protein: MTIRTITPADNPTLANIIRTSLAEFGMDVPGTVYTDPTTDHLSDIYNKPRATYFVAEENGVILGGAGIHPLDGGEDHVCELQKMYLLPAARGKGLAGKLITLSLEYAKANGYTQCYLETDPRLARARQVYEQFGFRYLTGPMGNTGHFGCDSWMLKDL